Proteins encoded together in one Thalassotalea crassostreae window:
- a CDS encoding glycoside hydrolase family 3 N-terminal domain-containing protein produces the protein MKTKITLSLLTAFALTSIAITPLHAKSKLPYQDASLSAEQRVNDLISRMTVAEKAGQMSQFVGLKHIAEAEKQLTAEQLNNSDAHGFYPGLNNDDLKQMIVDGEIGSFLHVVDAEEANALQKLAMQSRLGIPLIVGIDAIHGNALVNGATVYPSPISAASSFNTDLVRKASVETAKEMRANGAHWTFTPNIDIVRDPRWGRVGETFGEDTYLVTEMGVATIEGFQQGDFTGTEKVIANAKHFVGGGDSINGLNIAPLDVSERTLRQDYFPPFKAAVDAGVFTFMAAHNEVNGQPSHGSKFLLNDVLREEWKFPGFVVSDWLDVDRLHTLHRVAENHNDAVKLSVDAGMDMNMHGPQFSKAILQLVKEGRLTEQRLDASVKPILMAKFRLGLFDQPLVDETLAEKLNFHPEHQKTALTMARQSIVLLKNEEKILPLNHKQKIFITGPNANAHTTLGDWSLPQPEDNVITVVEGLQKLNSSGSVKYLDIGNQVKQISDEDIAKATEQAKDADISVVVVGENPLRFDNAGKTSGENVARAELDLYGKQLDLIKAIHSVGKPVVVVLINGRPISEPWLSENVEAIVEAWEPGSFGGQAVAEVLYGEVNPSAKMPISVPYSEGHIQSVYNHKPSTYFKRYVDLPTKNLYEFGFGLSYSSFEYSDLSIDKSTISGQEQAVVSINVTNNSDVAGDEIVQLYINDEFSEVTRAVKELRGFERVSLKPSETKQVSFVVNQEMLAYYNLDMQWVTEAGGFNILVGSSSRDADLQSIRLQVK, from the coding sequence ATGAAGACAAAAATAACTCTTTCTTTACTTACAGCCTTTGCATTAACGTCTATTGCAATAACTCCATTACATGCTAAATCTAAACTGCCTTACCAAGATGCAAGTTTGTCTGCCGAACAGCGTGTAAATGATTTAATTTCGCGAATGACTGTAGCTGAAAAAGCCGGCCAAATGAGCCAGTTTGTTGGTTTAAAACATATTGCAGAAGCAGAGAAACAATTAACTGCAGAACAACTAAATAACTCAGATGCTCATGGCTTTTACCCAGGTTTAAACAATGATGACTTAAAACAAATGATTGTTGACGGGGAAATAGGGTCATTTTTACATGTCGTTGACGCTGAAGAAGCAAATGCGTTGCAAAAATTGGCAATGCAATCGCGCTTGGGTATCCCGTTAATTGTTGGTATCGATGCTATTCATGGCAATGCATTAGTCAATGGTGCTACGGTATATCCATCGCCAATAAGCGCAGCGAGTTCATTTAATACTGATTTGGTCAGAAAAGCTTCGGTTGAAACGGCTAAAGAGATGCGCGCTAATGGTGCACATTGGACGTTTACACCTAATATCGATATCGTCCGAGATCCGCGTTGGGGTCGCGTAGGTGAAACGTTTGGTGAAGATACTTATTTGGTAACCGAAATGGGAGTTGCAACGATTGAAGGCTTTCAGCAGGGAGACTTTACCGGAACTGAAAAAGTAATTGCTAATGCAAAACATTTTGTTGGTGGTGGCGATTCAATAAATGGCCTTAACATTGCTCCACTAGATGTTTCAGAACGTACGTTAAGACAAGACTATTTTCCTCCTTTTAAAGCGGCTGTTGATGCCGGTGTTTTTACCTTTATGGCAGCGCACAATGAAGTAAACGGTCAACCGTCTCATGGCAGTAAATTTTTACTCAATGATGTACTTCGTGAAGAATGGAAATTTCCTGGTTTTGTTGTTAGCGATTGGTTGGATGTCGATCGCTTACATACACTTCACCGAGTGGCAGAAAATCATAATGATGCAGTAAAACTAAGTGTTGATGCGGGTATGGATATGAATATGCATGGACCGCAATTTTCAAAAGCGATTTTGCAATTAGTAAAAGAAGGTCGTTTAACTGAACAGCGTTTAGATGCATCAGTAAAGCCTATATTAATGGCTAAGTTTCGCCTCGGATTATTCGACCAACCGCTTGTAGATGAAACTCTTGCTGAAAAATTAAACTTCCACCCAGAGCACCAAAAAACGGCATTAACAATGGCTCGTCAATCGATTGTGCTATTAAAAAATGAAGAGAAAATTTTACCACTAAATCATAAACAAAAAATCTTTATTACTGGCCCGAATGCCAATGCTCACACAACCTTAGGTGATTGGTCATTGCCACAGCCAGAAGACAACGTCATTACCGTTGTTGAAGGTTTACAAAAACTAAACTCGTCAGGTTCAGTTAAGTATTTGGATATAGGTAATCAAGTTAAACAGATTAGTGATGAAGATATTGCTAAAGCCACTGAACAGGCCAAAGATGCTGATATTAGTGTTGTAGTTGTCGGTGAAAATCCTTTGAGATTCGACAATGCTGGTAAAACATCTGGTGAAAACGTTGCACGTGCGGAGCTCGACTTATACGGCAAGCAACTGGATTTAATTAAAGCGATTCATAGCGTAGGTAAACCAGTTGTTGTTGTTTTAATCAATGGTCGTCCTATTTCAGAGCCATGGTTATCAGAGAATGTTGAAGCAATTGTAGAAGCATGGGAACCAGGCAGTTTTGGTGGCCAGGCAGTAGCAGAAGTGTTGTACGGTGAAGTGAACCCAAGCGCTAAAATGCCAATTTCTGTGCCATACAGTGAAGGGCATATCCAGTCAGTGTATAATCATAAACCTTCAACATACTTCAAGCGCTATGTCGATTTACCAACAAAAAATCTATACGAATTTGGTTTTGGTTTAAGTTATTCAAGCTTTGAATATTCAGATTTATCGATTGATAAGTCGACCATTTCTGGTCAAGAACAAGCAGTGGTTAGCATTAATGTGACTAATAACAGTGACGTTGCAGGTGACGAGATTGTACAGCTGTATATCAATGATGAATTTAGTGAAGTTACCAGAGCAGTTAAAGAGCTTCGCGGATTTGAAAGAGTATCTCTTAAACCAAGCGAAACTAAACAAGTGAGCTTCGTGGTCAATCAAGAAATGCTCGCCTATTACAATTTGGATATGCAGTGGGTGACTGAAGCTGGTGGCTTCAATATTTTAGTTGGCTCTTCTTCACGAGATGCCGATCTGCAATCTATCCGTTTACAAGTTAAATAA
- a CDS encoding sulfatase: protein MKLITTSIKGLTVAIAPLLAILGTMTSAQAAEKSEPTKRNIIYVLTDDQRYDELGVLNPILDTPNMDKLANEGIHFKNAFVTTALCSPSRASILTGQYMHNHGVVDNNKPPRAGTIFFPEYLQEVGYQTAFVGKWHMGEDAGHGASDSPQPGFDYWLSFPGQGIYYPKKMPNGKPYTFNINGKRVPQTKYITDELTDYTIDWLDQVDQDKPFMVYLSHKAVHSNFAPAKRHENQYADAVLPVPASQADTAENRAGKPMWVQNQRNSWHGVDFPYHSSLDVQSYKKQYHRALSAVDDSLGRILTWLEENDLTENTTVILMGDNGFMFGEHGLIDKRNAYEESMRVPLLAYAPGYLEEGKVVEEIVANIDIAPTLLEMAGIEKPDHFDGESFLKIAKGTFDGKWRDNFLYEYYWEFNYPSTPTTFALRSDNYKLIQYHGIWDTEELYDIKNDPREMNNLINDEKYLPIIVEMRAQLFERLANNKGEHTVPFTEKFSSGAVYREGTRSKAAEFPAHWEKSEDDEGLRSFMKHDKKKIPKKVKK, encoded by the coding sequence ATGAAATTAATTACCACAAGCATTAAGGGTCTAACAGTCGCTATTGCGCCGCTATTAGCGATTTTAGGAACTATGACATCAGCTCAAGCAGCTGAAAAATCAGAGCCAACAAAAAGAAACATCATTTATGTTTTAACTGATGACCAACGTTATGACGAATTGGGTGTTTTAAATCCAATTTTAGATACACCGAACATGGATAAATTAGCAAACGAAGGTATTCATTTTAAGAACGCGTTTGTCACCACTGCACTATGTTCGCCAAGTCGCGCATCAATTTTAACCGGTCAATACATGCATAACCATGGTGTTGTGGATAATAACAAGCCACCAAGAGCTGGTACAATCTTTTTCCCAGAATACTTGCAAGAAGTAGGCTATCAAACCGCGTTTGTTGGTAAATGGCACATGGGTGAAGATGCCGGTCACGGCGCAAGTGATTCTCCACAACCTGGTTTTGATTACTGGTTAAGCTTTCCTGGTCAAGGTATTTATTACCCTAAAAAGATGCCAAATGGAAAACCATACACATTCAATATTAATGGTAAACGTGTACCTCAAACAAAATACATCACTGATGAGCTAACTGATTACACAATAGATTGGTTAGACCAAGTTGACCAAGATAAGCCGTTCATGGTTTATTTATCTCACAAAGCCGTACATTCAAATTTCGCTCCAGCGAAACGACATGAAAACCAATATGCTGATGCCGTATTACCAGTACCTGCAAGCCAGGCTGATACAGCAGAAAATAGAGCAGGTAAACCTATGTGGGTTCAAAACCAACGTAATAGTTGGCATGGTGTTGACTTCCCTTATCATAGCTCTTTAGATGTGCAATCGTATAAAAAACAATATCACCGCGCGTTGTCTGCTGTTGATGATAGTTTAGGTCGTATTTTAACTTGGTTAGAAGAAAACGATTTAACCGAAAATACTACGGTAATATTAATGGGTGACAACGGCTTTATGTTTGGTGAGCACGGTTTAATTGATAAACGAAATGCATACGAAGAATCAATGCGTGTTCCATTATTAGCATACGCTCCTGGTTACTTAGAAGAAGGTAAAGTAGTTGAAGAGATCGTTGCAAATATTGATATTGCTCCGACATTATTAGAGATGGCTGGCATAGAAAAACCTGATCATTTCGACGGCGAAAGCTTCTTAAAAATCGCCAAAGGTACTTTTGATGGCAAGTGGCGCGACAACTTTTTATACGAGTATTACTGGGAGTTTAATTACCCGTCAACGCCAACCACTTTTGCATTGCGTTCAGATAACTATAAGCTAATTCAATATCACGGTATTTGGGATACTGAAGAACTTTATGATATTAAAAATGATCCACGTGAAATGAATAACTTAATCAATGATGAAAAGTATCTACCTATTATTGTTGAAATGCGTGCACAACTGTTTGAACGATTAGCGAATAACAAAGGTGAACATACAGTACCATTTACTGAGAAGTTTAGCTCTGGTGCAGTGTACCGTGAAGGTACTCGTTCAAAAGCTGCTGAATTTCCAGCTCACTGGGAAAAGAGTGAGGACGACGAAGGTCTGCGCTCTTTCATGAAGCATGATAAAAAGAAGATACCAAAAAAAGTAAAAAAATAG
- a CDS encoding LacI family DNA-binding transcriptional regulator yields MKATIKDVASLAGVSVKTVSRVINNEPNVRPAMQDKVNSAVAELNFKRNPLARGLRGQNSFIITLLYSNPNPSYVLELQNGAIEQANAEGFNLQILPCDHTNKNLVRNIESIIAHSSQDGFLLTHPLCDNEEIIALLEKNNIPFVRISPFHHKHSSPYVLSDDHLAAYEMTKHLISLGHTDIAIIKGHPDYGATHKRYEGFSRAMKEMNLEVDDSLVKEGLFTFESGETCARQLLTQEHKPTAIFASNDYMAAAVLKVAAQMHVKIPANLSVVGYDDAPVSKQIWPSLTTVKQPIYDLAKHAVQKLIRHIKKQDFDDIESKFQCKLVLRNSTSPKM; encoded by the coding sequence TTGAAAGCTACTATAAAAGACGTTGCTAGTTTAGCTGGTGTTTCAGTTAAAACTGTTTCTCGCGTTATTAATAATGAACCGAATGTTAGACCTGCTATGCAGGATAAAGTCAACAGCGCAGTTGCTGAATTAAATTTTAAACGAAACCCATTAGCTAGAGGATTACGCGGACAGAACTCCTTTATTATTACGTTACTTTATTCAAATCCAAATCCAAGTTATGTTTTAGAATTACAAAATGGTGCAATTGAGCAAGCTAATGCGGAAGGTTTTAACCTTCAGATATTGCCTTGTGATCACACTAATAAGAATCTGGTAAGAAATATTGAATCAATAATTGCCCATTCAAGTCAAGATGGCTTTTTATTGACTCATCCTTTGTGTGATAACGAAGAAATTATCGCGTTACTCGAAAAAAATAATATTCCTTTTGTACGTATTTCACCTTTTCATCATAAGCACTCATCTCCTTACGTTTTGTCTGATGATCATTTAGCCGCCTATGAAATGACAAAACACTTGATTTCATTGGGCCATACGGACATTGCTATCATAAAAGGACACCCTGATTATGGTGCAACCCACAAGCGCTATGAAGGATTTTCACGAGCAATGAAAGAAATGAATCTTGAGGTAGATGACTCTTTAGTAAAAGAAGGCCTATTTACCTTTGAATCTGGAGAAACCTGCGCAAGACAGTTGCTTACTCAAGAGCATAAGCCTACAGCAATATTTGCCAGCAACGATTATATGGCTGCCGCTGTTTTGAAGGTAGCTGCACAAATGCATGTCAAAATTCCAGCAAATCTTTCCGTAGTTGGTTATGATGACGCACCAGTATCTAAGCAAATATGGCCATCTTTAACCACAGTTAAACAGCCTATTTATGACCTTGCGAAACACGCTGTGCAAAAACTTATTCGTCATATTAAAAAGCAAGATTTTGACGATATTGAAAGCAAGTTTCAATGCAAGTTAGTATTAAGAAATTCCACTAGCCCTAAAATGTAA